In Azospirillum thiophilum, the DNA window CCAGCACGCTCAACGCCTGCTCGACCGGTCCTTCGGCGGGAGCATGGCCGTTCTCGCCCCACAGCCGCAGATTGACGACGTCGAGTACGTCCAGGCCGAGATTGCGCAGATTGTCATGCACGGCCTGCCGCAGTTCGTCGGGCGATGCCGCCGGCAACCAGGAAGCATCGTCGCCGCGCCGCGCACCGATCTTGGTCACGATCAGCAGATCGTCCGGATAGGGTGCCAGCGCCTCGCGGATCAGCCGGTTGGTGACATGCGGACCGTAGAAGTCGCTGGTGTCGATATGGTTCACACCCGCCGCGATGGCGTGGCGCAGAACGGCGATCGCGGCATCGCGGTCCTTCGGAGGACCGAACACGCCGGGACCGGCGAGTTGCATGGCCCCATAGCCGAGCCGCCTTACGGCAGTCCCGCCGAGAGAAAAACTACCGGACTTGTCGATACTGGACATGATCGTCTCCTTGATGGCTCGACCAAATCTAGCGGGGACGGTCCTATCCGATTAGTCTGCACAATAGGGACAACCCGTGCGGATTTCCGAACAATGCGACATGACCTGGGAGACCTGAACGCCTTCGTCGCCGTGGCGCGGGCACGCGGCTTTCGCGACGCTGCGCGCGCGGGCAACGTCAGCGCCTCCGCCCTCAGCGAAGCCGTGCGGCGGCTGGAAGGGCAACTCGGCGTCAGGCTGCTCAACCGCACCACGCGGAGCGTGGTGCCGACGGAAGCGGGCGAGCGGCTGCTGGCCCGGCTCGGCCCGGCCCTGCGCGAGGTGAACGCCGCGCTCGACGTGGTGAACGGGTTCCGTGACCGTGTGGCAGGCACTCTCAGGCTCAACGTGCCCGTCGTCGCGGCACGGCTGGTCCTGCCGGCGATCGTGCCCCCCTTCCTCGCAGCCTATCCCGAGATACAGCTGGATGTGATGGCGGAGGACAGCTTCGTCGACGTGCTGGCCGCCGGGTGCGACGCCGGCATCCGCTACGACGAACGGCTGGAACAGGATATGATCGCCGTCCCCATCGGTCCACGCCGGCAGCGCTTCGCGACCGCGGCCTCGCCCTCCTACCTCGCAGCGAGGGGACGTCCCGAACATCCCCGCGACCTGATGGCCCATGCATGCTTGCGCGGGCGCTTTTCCAGCGGCGCCATGCCACCCTGGGAGTTCGAGCGCGAGGGGGAGGTGATCCGGCTGGACCCATCCGGGCCGCTGGTGGTGGGTTCGGGAAGCGCCATGGAACTTGCGATCGAAACGGCCATTTCCGGTACCGGGGTGATCCACCTGTTCGAGCAATGGCTGCGGCCGCATCTGGACAGCGGGGCGCTGGAACCGGTGCTCGAGCCGTGGTGGCAGTCCTTTGCCGGTCCCTTCCTCTATTATCCCGGACGGCGCCTGGTGCCGGCACCGCTCCGGGCCTTCCTCGATTTCGTCAAGGCAAGGGGCGCGGCGGGCTGACGCGGCCGAGCGCGCCGGCCAGCGCCTCCATGAAGCGGTCTCCGGCCGCCAATTGAGATACTTCGATGAACTCGTCGGGCTTGTGGCCCTGGGCCATCGA includes these proteins:
- a CDS encoding LysR family transcriptional regulator, whose amino-acid sequence is MRHDLGDLNAFVAVARARGFRDAARAGNVSASALSEAVRRLEGQLGVRLLNRTTRSVVPTEAGERLLARLGPALREVNAALDVVNGFRDRVAGTLRLNVPVVAARLVLPAIVPPFLAAYPEIQLDVMAEDSFVDVLAAGCDAGIRYDERLEQDMIAVPIGPRRQRFATAASPSYLAARGRPEHPRDLMAHACLRGRFSSGAMPPWEFEREGEVIRLDPSGPLVVGSGSAMELAIETAISGTGVIHLFEQWLRPHLDSGALEPVLEPWWQSFAGPFLYYPGRRLVPAPLRAFLDFVKARGAAG
- a CDS encoding aldo/keto reductase family oxidoreductase, giving the protein MSSIDKSGSFSLGGTAVRRLGYGAMQLAGPGVFGPPKDRDAAIAVLRHAIAAGVNHIDTSDFYGPHVTNRLIREALAPYPDDLLIVTKIGARRGDDASWLPAASPDELRQAVHDNLRNLGLDVLDVVNLRLWGENGHAPAEGPVEQALSVLAELQQRGLVRHIGLSNATPIQVEDARRICGIVCVQNHYNLVHRADDALIDDLAGKGIAYVPFFPLGGFTPLQSGTLSGVARRLGATPMQVALAWLLQRAPNVLLIPGTSSVGHLRENLASAELELPADAVEALDRMA